A section of the Salinigranum marinum genome encodes:
- a CDS encoding universal stress protein, producing MFDQILFPTDGSNGATVAFDHILDIATTHDATVHILNVVDTTQESVLQLRSDSVEVLEVDGKKVVSEAADLATQQGVDTVTEVRQGEAYWTIIDYAETRGIDLVVMPTHGRRGLERFLLGSTTERVVRRADVPVLTLSPNDDAKITHPYQNVLVPTDGSDCANQALAIGVDVADAEGAALHLLSAIAIPVLGVDVWTDRQMDLLEERATELLDEVANFADDAGIESTSKTVEYGPSIHKVILTYIEEHDIDLVVVGTHGRTGFHRYVLGSVTDYLVRTSPIPVLTVRAPATEM from the coding sequence ATGTTCGATCAGATCCTCTTTCCAACGGATGGAAGTAACGGTGCGACGGTCGCATTCGATCACATCCTCGATATCGCGACCACCCACGACGCGACAGTCCACATTCTCAACGTTGTAGACACGACACAGGAGAGCGTCCTCCAACTCCGGAGCGATAGCGTCGAGGTCCTCGAAGTGGACGGAAAGAAAGTCGTCAGTGAGGCGGCAGATCTCGCCACTCAACAGGGCGTGGACACCGTCACGGAGGTACGTCAGGGCGAGGCGTACTGGACAATCATCGACTACGCCGAGACACGGGGAATCGATCTCGTCGTGATGCCAACACACGGTCGCCGGGGACTTGAGCGGTTTCTCCTCGGTAGCACAACCGAGCGCGTCGTCCGGCGAGCGGACGTCCCTGTACTCACCCTCTCACCGAATGACGACGCCAAGATCACCCACCCGTATCAGAACGTGCTCGTCCCGACCGACGGGAGCGACTGTGCGAACCAGGCACTTGCAATTGGCGTTGACGTGGCAGATGCTGAGGGAGCAGCACTACACCTCCTCTCGGCCATCGCCATCCCAGTTCTGGGCGTCGACGTTTGGACAGATAGGCAGATGGATCTGTTAGAAGAACGTGCGACAGAGCTACTCGACGAAGTGGCGAATTTCGCGGACGACGCTGGCATCGAATCGACTTCCAAGACAGTCGAATACGGCCCATCGATTCACAAAGTGATTCTCACGTACATCGAAGAACACGACATCGATCTCGTTGTCGTCGGCACTCACGGGCGAACCGGCTTCCATCGGTACGTGCTGGGCAGCGTCACCGACTATCTCGTCCGCACGTCTCCCATTCCCGTGTTGACGGTCCGGGCACCTGCGACCGAAATGTAG
- a CDS encoding ISH3 family transposase: MLRTQQADSRLHEDQILNFLVNTLDEEVSITLGENAQITSEEICEVLVGACADGTSISTLCENSANSPRANAVLYHLRTKFELEQLERVGNTLLQRDILDALPKQVEVVADLHLRPYYGDEDGTEGLYHSEAKRGTTAFHAYATLYARVKNKRYTLAVRRLVDGDTASSVLAEFLGILDGLDLGVKAVYLDREFYDSKCLTLLQAHNHAYVIPIIRWGQSIKQELSEGWSRVIHHDMTAKLDGHSWTVEFPVYIDCTYQNGRYDEHGVARHGYAADAPFINSPRDARYHYAKRFGIEASYRLSEQTIATTTTQDPAVRLLYVVVSLLLQNVWRYLHWEYVATPRRGGRRLWEWSYKEFTNMIRRAAWTALATRRAVPANRPPDDRFVR, encoded by the coding sequence GTGCTTAGAACCCAGCAAGCAGACAGTAGACTCCATGAGGACCAGATTCTTAACTTCCTCGTCAACACCCTTGACGAGGAAGTTTCGATCACTCTCGGTGAGAACGCTCAGATAACGTCGGAAGAGATCTGTGAGGTCCTCGTCGGCGCGTGCGCCGACGGGACCTCAATCTCGACACTTTGTGAGAATAGTGCTAACTCCCCTCGTGCCAACGCCGTCCTCTATCATCTTCGGACGAAGTTCGAGCTGGAACAGCTCGAACGAGTCGGAAACACACTCCTCCAGCGAGATATTCTCGATGCCCTTCCCAAGCAGGTGGAGGTCGTCGCTGACCTCCACCTGCGTCCCTACTACGGTGACGAAGACGGCACAGAGGGCCTCTACCACTCGGAAGCCAAGCGTGGAACAACCGCATTCCACGCGTACGCGACGCTGTACGCACGCGTGAAGAACAAACGCTACACGCTGGCGGTGCGCCGTCTTGTCGACGGCGACACCGCCAGCAGCGTCCTCGCCGAGTTTCTCGGTATCCTTGACGGCCTTGACCTCGGCGTCAAGGCCGTCTACCTCGATCGAGAATTCTACGACAGCAAGTGTCTCACGCTGCTGCAGGCGCACAACCACGCGTACGTCATCCCGATTATCCGGTGGGGTCAGTCGATCAAGCAAGAACTCTCCGAGGGCTGGAGTCGCGTGATTCACCACGACATGACGGCGAAACTCGACGGTCACAGCTGGACCGTCGAGTTTCCCGTCTACATCGACTGTACCTACCAGAACGGACGATACGACGAACATGGCGTGGCGCGTCACGGCTACGCCGCTGACGCGCCGTTCATCAATTCTCCTCGCGACGCTCGATACCACTACGCGAAACGCTTCGGTATCGAGGCCAGCTACCGACTCTCCGAGCAAACGATTGCGACGACTACGACACAGGATCCGGCGGTACGGCTGCTGTACGTCGTAGTGAGTTTGCTGTTACAGAACGTGTGGCGGTATCTGCACTGGGAGTATGTGGCGACGCCCCGCCGAGGCGGGCGTCGCCTCTGGGAGTGGTCGTATAAGGAGTTCACCAACATGATCCGACGGGCAGCGTGGACGGCCCTCGCGACGCGTCGGGCCGTCCCCGCAAACCGACCGCCGGACGACCGGTTCGTCCGGTAA